A window of the Hevea brasiliensis isolate MT/VB/25A 57/8 chromosome 6, ASM3005281v1, whole genome shotgun sequence genome harbors these coding sequences:
- the LOC131180683 gene encoding receptor-like protein 14, which produces MRKSIFWPSSECIGNLTSLQVLDLSFNQLSGNFQSVVSKLTTLKYLLLSGNEFEGFFTFSTLANHSKLEVFLLSSGSRRLELETENPTWFPTFQLKYVDLSNYNLNVRTRAIPSFLLYQYDIRFIDLSHNMLFGTFLSWILQNNSKLYVMNLMNNSFTGTFHLPNYKHDLVKFEISSNNITGVLPKGFGLVLSNLLYVNMSRNNFSGNVPSLISEIRGLYTLDLSHNKFSGELPGSLFANCTLDCTLILSNNNFQGNIFPQNMNLRGLMTLDMKNNSFSVMIGVDFLDNSSLSFLDISNNKVSGLFPRQLCNMSSLEFLDLSDNRLYGPMPSCFNASSLHFLFLQKNSINGSIPHVLLRSPDLVALDLRDNSFSRNIPSWINQLSKLRVLLLGGNDLHGSIPNQLCESRNVRIMDLSSNLLSGSIPSCFNNISFGNNISSRMMGVDYFYFMNDRIDVFCAPQDSTLYLNLPCLYWNSSKDVESYRGYIINLMAGIDLSCNELSGRIPQEIGDLHGIRSLNLSNNHLTGSIPVRFSNLRSLESLDLGNNNLNGEIPNELVVLNFLETFNVSYNNLSGRVLDKGQFGTFDENSYKGNPGLCGPLIHRSCNTDETPPPSPSIDVEEEDDGGIDMVWFYWSFCASYVTILLVLVAILCINRHWCMLWFNLVDICINSIAV; this is translated from the exons GAAATCAATTTTCTGGCCCTCTTCGGAATGTATTGGCAACTTAACCAGCCTCCAAGTTCTTGATCTGTCATTCAATCAGTTGAGTGGCAACTTTCAATCTGTTGTTTCTAAACTCACAACCCTCAAGTATTTGCTTCTTTCTGGTAATGAGTTTGAAGGCTTCTTCACATTTAGCACTTTGGCTAACCACTCTAAGCTTGAAGTGTTTCTACTCTCTTCGGGAAGTAGGAGGTTAGAATTGGAAACAGAAAATCCTACATGGTTTCCTACATTTCAACTCAAATACGTTGACTTGTCCAATTACAACTTAAATGTGAGAACTAGAGCAATTCCTAGCTTTCTTCTCTACCAATATGACATACGCTTCATTGATCTCTCTCACAATATGCTGTTTGGGACGTTCCTCTCTTGGATCTTGCAAAATAACTCCAAGTTATATGTTATGAATTTGATGAATAACTCATTCACAGGAACTTTTCATCTGCCAAATTATAAGCATGATTTGGTTAAATTTGAAATTTCGAGCAACAACATCACTGGTGTGCTGCCTAAGGGGTTTGGTTTGGTCCTCTCAAATCTACTCTATGTAAACATGTCAAGAAATAATTTCAGCGGTAATGTTCCTTCTTTAATTAGTGAGATACGAGGACTATATACTCTGGATTTATCCCATAATAAATTCTCAGGAGAGTTGCCAGGAAGTCTGTTTGCAAATTGTACCCTTGATTGTACATTGATTCTATCAAACAATAATTTTCAGGGGAACATATTTCCTCAAAATATGAACTTGAGAGGCTTGATGACATTGGATATGAAAAACAACAGCTTCAGTGTGATGATAGGCGTAGACTTCTTGGACAACTCCTCCCTATCTTTTTTGGACATATCCAATAATAAGGTATCAGGTCTATTTCCCAGACAACTATGTAATATGAGTAGTCTTGAATTTTTAGACCTCTCAGACAATAGGTTATATGGGCCTATGCCTTCTTGCTTCAATGCTTCATCATTGCACTTTCTGTTTTTACAAAAGAACAGTATAAATGGATCCATACCCCACGTGCTTCTTAGAAGTCCTGATTTAGTGGCACTTGATCTGAGGGATAATAGTTTTTCTAGAAATATTCCGTCTTGGATCAATCAGCTCTCCAAATTGCGTGTGCTTTTATTGGGAGGTAATGACTTGCATGGCAGTATTCCTAATCAGTTGTGTGAATCAAGAAATGTGAGGATCATGGATCTTTCAAGTAATTTACTTTCAGGTTCCATACCTTCATGCTTTAATAATATATCTTTTGGGAATAATATATCATCTAGAATGATGGGAGTCGATTATTTTTACTTTATGAATGACAGAATTGATGTCTTTTGTGCTCCTCAAGATAGCACTCTTTACTTGAATCTGCCTTGTTTATATTGGAATTCTTCAAAAGATGTGGAA TCTTACAGGGGTTATATTATCAACTTGATGGCAGGAATAGATTTATCATGCAATGAGTTAAGTGGTAGAATTCCTCAAGAAATTGGAGACCTGCATGGAATTCGGTCATTAAATTTGTCTAACAATCACCTAACAGGATCTATACCAGTCCGTTTTTCAAATTTAAGGAGTTTAGAGAGCCTAGATCTTGGCAACAACAATTTGAATGGTGAAATTCCTAATGAACTAGTTGTACTGAATTTTTTGGAAACTTTCAATGTTTCATACAACAATTTGTCAGGTAGAGTCCTTGATAAAGGGCAATTTGGGACTTTCGATGAAAATAGTTACAAAGGTAACCCTGGCCTTTGTGGACCGCTCATTCATAGGAGCTGCAATACTGATGAaacaccaccaccatcaccatcTATTGATGTAGAAGAGGAAGATGATGGTGGTATTGATATGGTGTGGTTCTATTGGAGTTTCTGTGCATCATATGTCACAATTCTATTGGTGTTGGTAGCAATCCTCTGCATCAACAGGCATTGGTGTATGTTATGGTTTAACTTAGttgatatttgtattaattcaattgcgGTTTGA
- the LOC131180868 gene encoding receptor like protein 21-like isoform X2: protein MDWFLVKIFFLGFVVSLQIHGYYGCFEEERLALLDFKAFVHSNGDDADLLLPSWIHDRSSDCCRWERVTCNSTTGHVIKLSLNDTRQITFDGYYEDMSIWYLNVSQFQPFKELISLNLSYNAIAEFIDNEDSKSFSKLNKLEHIDLSWNLLDKQVLKVLGKFSALKSLDLHNNFIAGQLSEKDLAELCNLKVLILQFNELNGTLPIRYLGNFSSLEVLDLSINYFTGSILPNIGHLSSLRALSVSKNQLNGSLPTQGLCQLQKLEEMDLSQNFFQGTLPPCLSNLSSLRLLDLSANHFSGEIPSSLVSGMTSLEYIDLSHNLFEGLFSFSSFSNHSRLEVVQIVNDNDNFEVETEYSSWVPPFKLKVLRLPHCNLNKLSNTIPTFLFYQHELRILDLSHNNLTGRLDWLLDNNTRLEFLSLRNNSFVGQLHLPPLRSMNSQRIDVSDNKLYGKIQANIGQMIPYAIYLNLSKNSFEGSIPSSIGDLFYLEQLDLSFNNFSGKAPKALVANLVNLQTLKLSANRFRGQIFSAHFNLTWIEFLHLENNQLTGSLSNVILRSSQLTVLDISNNNISGNIPMWIGNMINLRTLAMRNNQLKGPLPCINLPFSFIDLSYNYLTGLIPTCLELQNTMGLYLQGNKFTGSIPESILNSSTLSILDIRDNNLSGKIPDSITSLPNLQVLLLKGNHLSGVIPIQLCQLNQIGFMDLSNNLFSGSIPRCFYNITFKEPSNYYSFIPAYFKRTIYEYGSILLDQYAVYDPNDGYTYENGAIDFLTKSESRSYEGDILDFKSGLDMSSNNFSGEIPHELGKLSQIFALNLSHNQLGGSIPRTLSNLSQVESLDLSYNNLSGEIPPELTDLHFLKFFNVSHNNLSGKVPAIKPQFGTFDNSSYEGNPFLCGLPLVKSCRAFVAPQNLQASSSDEAGRN, encoded by the exons ATGGACTGGTTCTTGGTGAAAATTTTCTTCTTGGGCTTCGTAGTTTCACTCCAAATCCATGGCTACTACGGTTGCTTCGAAGAGGAGAGGTTGGCTCTCTTAGATTTCAAAGCATTTGTCCATTCCAATGGGGATGATGCAGACCTGCTGCTGCCTTCATGGATTCATGATAGAAGCAGTGACTGCTGTCGGTGGGAAAGAGTCACGTGCAACTCCACCACCGGTCACGTGATCAAACTCTCTCTCAATGATACGAGGCAAATAACTTTTGATGGTTATTATGAAGATATGAGTATTTGGTACCTTAACGTTTCTCAGTTTCAGCCTTTCAAGGAGCTTATAAGCCTTAATTTATCTTATAATGCAATAGCTGAGTTCATTGACAATGAAG ATTCCAAAAGTTTTTCTAAACTGAACAAGCTAGAGCATATAGACTTAAGCTGGAACTTGCTTGACAAACAAGTGTTGAAGGTTTTGGGTAAATTCTCAGCCCTGAAATCATTGGACCTGCACAATAATTTTATAGCAGGTCAACTATCTGAGAAAG ATCTTGCTGAACTCTGCAACTTGAAGGTCCTTATTCTGCAATTCAATGAACTGAATGGAACTCTGCCAATTCGTT ATTTGGGCAATTTCAGTAGTTTGGAAGTTTTGGACTTGAGCATTAACTATTTCACTGGGAGCATTCTACCAAACATAGGGCATCTGTCATCTCTCAGAGCTTTATCTGTGTCTAAAAATCAACTTAATGGCTCTTTACCAACTCAAG GTTTGTGTCAACTGCAGAAACTTGAAGAAATGGATCTGAGTCAGAATTTCTTCCAAGGGACTCTTCCTCCATGCTTGAGCAACTTGTCATCTCTTAGACTATTAGATCTTTCAGCAAACCATTTCTCAGGAGAGATACCTTCATCTTTGGTATCTGGGATGACATCACTTGAGTACATTGATCTGAGTCATAATCTTTTCGAAGGTTTATTCTCCTTCAGCTCATTTTCTAATCATTCCAGACTTGAAGTGGTTCAGATTGTAAATGATAACGATAACTTTGAGGTGGAAACTGAATATTCTAGCTGGGTTCCACCATTTAAGTTAAAGGTCCTTCGACTGCCTCACTGTAATTTGAACAAGCTCTCCAACACTATTCCTACATTTCTCTTCTACCAGCATGAGTTGAGAATTCTTGATCTTTCTCACAATAATTTGACAGGGAGGCTTGACTGGCTGCTTGACAACAATACAAGACTTGAATTTCTATCCTTGAGGAATAATTCTTTCGTAGGTCAGCTTCATTTGCCACCACTTCGCAGTATGAACAGCCAGCGGATTGATGTATCAGACAATAAATTATATGGAAAAATTCAGGCAAACATAGGGCAGATGATTCCCTATGCAATTTATTTGAATTTATCCAAAAATTCTTTTGAAGGTAGCATTCCATCCTCAATTGGTGATTTGTTCTACTTAGAGCAACTGGACTTGTCTTTCAATAACTTCTCAGGAAAAGCACCAAAAGCACTGGTTGCCAATTTGGTTAATTTGCAGACTCTGAAGCTGTCAGCTAATAGATTTCGTGGCCAAATATTTTCAGCACACTTTAACTTGACTTGGATAGAGTTTTTGCACCTGGAGAACAATCAGCTTACAGGATCTCTTTCAAATGTGATCTTGAGAAGCTCTCAGCTTACCGTATTGGATATTAGCAACAACAACATCTCTGGTAATATTCCTATGTGGATAGGCAACATGATAAATTTGAGGACACTTGCAATGAGAAACAATCAATTGAAAGGTCCACTTCCATGTATTAATCTCCCATTCAGTTTTATAGACCTTTCTTACAATTATTTGACAGGATTAATACCTACTTGCTTGGAACTACAAAATACAATGGGTTTGTATTTGCAAGGGAACAAGTTCACAGGTTCAATACCAGAATCTATACTCAACTCTTCAACACTGTCAATCCTGGACATCAGAGACAATAATTTGTCTGGCAAGATTCCTGATTCAATAACTTCACTTCCCAATTTACAAGTTCTTTTGCTGAAAGGAAATCATCTGAGTGGTGTAATTCCAATTCAGTTATGTCAATTGAATCAAATAGGCTTCATGGATCTGTCTAACAACCTTTTTTCTGGGTCAATACCTCGGTGCTTCTACAACATCACTTTCAAGGAACCGTCGAATTACTATTCGTTTATTCCAGCATATTTTAAGCGTACAATTTATGAATATGGAAGCATCCTGCTGGATCAGTACGCAGTTTACGATCCAAATGATGGTTATACATATGAAAATGGTGCTATTGACTTCCTCACTAAAAGCGAGTCCCGATCCTATGAAGGTGACATACTGGATTTCAAGTCTGGATTGGATATGTCATCTAACAACTTCAGCGGTGAAATTCCGCATGAGCTAGGAAAACTAAGTCAGATTTTCGCATTAAACTTGTCTCACAATCAATTGGGAGGCTCTATCCCAAGAACTTTATCGAACCTAAGCCAAGTAGAGAGCTTGGATCTTTCTTATAACAACTTGAGTGGAGAAATCCCACCAGAACTCACTGATCTACACTTCCTGAAGTTCTTCAATGTGTCTCACAACAACTTATCAGGTAAAGTTCCAGCCATCAAACCACAATTTGGAACATTTGATAACAGCAGCTACGAAGGAAATCCGTTTCTATGTGGACTACCGTTGGTTAAAAGCTGTCGAGCTTTTGTTGCACCACAAAACTTGCAAGCATCTTCTTCAGATGAAGCTGGAAGAAATTGA
- the LOC131180868 gene encoding receptor-like protein 14 isoform X3, with amino-acid sequence MDWFLVKIFFLGFVVSLQIHGYYGCFEEERLALLDFKAFVHSNGDDADLLLPSWIHDRSSDCCRWERVTCNSTTGHVIKLSLNDTRQITFDGYYEDMSIWYLNVSQFQPFKELISLNLSYNAIAEFIDNEELADSKSFSKLNKLEHIDLSWNLLDKQVLKVLGKFSALKSLDLHNNFIAGQLSEKDLAELCNLKVLILQFNELNGTLPIRYLGNFSSLEVLDLSINYFTGSILPNIGHLSSLRALSVSKNQLNGSLPTQGLCQLQKLEEMDLSQNFFQGTLPPCLSNLSSLRLLDLSANHFSGEIPSSLVSGMTSLEYIDLSHNLFEGLFSFSSFSNHSRLEVVQIVNDNDNFEVETEYSSWVPPFKLKVLRLPHCNLNKLSNTIPTFLFYQHELRILDLSHNNLTGRLDWLLDNNTRLEFLSLRNNSFVGQLHLPPLRSMNSQRIDVSDNKLYGKIQANIGQMIPYAIYLNLSKNSFEGSIPSSIGDLFYLEQLDLSFNNFSGKAPKALVANLVNLQTLKLSANRFRGQIFSAHFNLTWIEFLHLENNQLTGSLSNVILRSSQLTVLDISNNNISGLIPTCLELQNTMGLYLQGNKFTGSIPESILNSSTLSILDIRDNNLSGKIPDSITSLPNLQVLLLKGNHLSGVIPIQLCQLNQIGFMDLSNNLFSGSIPRCFYNITFKEPSNYYSFIPAYFKRTIYEYGSILLDQYAVYDPNDGYTYENGAIDFLTKSESRSYEGDILDFKSGLDMSSNNFSGEIPHELGKLSQIFALNLSHNQLGGSIPRTLSNLSQVESLDLSYNNLSGEIPPELTDLHFLKFFNVSHNNLSGKVPAIKPQFGTFDNSSYEGNPFLCGLPLVKSCRAFVAPQNLQASSSDEAGRN; translated from the exons ATGGACTGGTTCTTGGTGAAAATTTTCTTCTTGGGCTTCGTAGTTTCACTCCAAATCCATGGCTACTACGGTTGCTTCGAAGAGGAGAGGTTGGCTCTCTTAGATTTCAAAGCATTTGTCCATTCCAATGGGGATGATGCAGACCTGCTGCTGCCTTCATGGATTCATGATAGAAGCAGTGACTGCTGTCGGTGGGAAAGAGTCACGTGCAACTCCACCACCGGTCACGTGATCAAACTCTCTCTCAATGATACGAGGCAAATAACTTTTGATGGTTATTATGAAGATATGAGTATTTGGTACCTTAACGTTTCTCAGTTTCAGCCTTTCAAGGAGCTTATAAGCCTTAATTTATCTTATAATGCAATAGCTGAGTTCATTGACAATGAAG AACTTGCAGATTCCAAAAGTTTTTCTAAACTGAACAAGCTAGAGCATATAGACTTAAGCTGGAACTTGCTTGACAAACAAGTGTTGAAGGTTTTGGGTAAATTCTCAGCCCTGAAATCATTGGACCTGCACAATAATTTTATAGCAGGTCAACTATCTGAGAAAG ATCTTGCTGAACTCTGCAACTTGAAGGTCCTTATTCTGCAATTCAATGAACTGAATGGAACTCTGCCAATTCGTT ATTTGGGCAATTTCAGTAGTTTGGAAGTTTTGGACTTGAGCATTAACTATTTCACTGGGAGCATTCTACCAAACATAGGGCATCTGTCATCTCTCAGAGCTTTATCTGTGTCTAAAAATCAACTTAATGGCTCTTTACCAACTCAAG GTTTGTGTCAACTGCAGAAACTTGAAGAAATGGATCTGAGTCAGAATTTCTTCCAAGGGACTCTTCCTCCATGCTTGAGCAACTTGTCATCTCTTAGACTATTAGATCTTTCAGCAAACCATTTCTCAGGAGAGATACCTTCATCTTTGGTATCTGGGATGACATCACTTGAGTACATTGATCTGAGTCATAATCTTTTCGAAGGTTTATTCTCCTTCAGCTCATTTTCTAATCATTCCAGACTTGAAGTGGTTCAGATTGTAAATGATAACGATAACTTTGAGGTGGAAACTGAATATTCTAGCTGGGTTCCACCATTTAAGTTAAAGGTCCTTCGACTGCCTCACTGTAATTTGAACAAGCTCTCCAACACTATTCCTACATTTCTCTTCTACCAGCATGAGTTGAGAATTCTTGATCTTTCTCACAATAATTTGACAGGGAGGCTTGACTGGCTGCTTGACAACAATACAAGACTTGAATTTCTATCCTTGAGGAATAATTCTTTCGTAGGTCAGCTTCATTTGCCACCACTTCGCAGTATGAACAGCCAGCGGATTGATGTATCAGACAATAAATTATATGGAAAAATTCAGGCAAACATAGGGCAGATGATTCCCTATGCAATTTATTTGAATTTATCCAAAAATTCTTTTGAAGGTAGCATTCCATCCTCAATTGGTGATTTGTTCTACTTAGAGCAACTGGACTTGTCTTTCAATAACTTCTCAGGAAAAGCACCAAAAGCACTGGTTGCCAATTTGGTTAATTTGCAGACTCTGAAGCTGTCAGCTAATAGATTTCGTGGCCAAATATTTTCAGCACACTTTAACTTGACTTGGATAGAGTTTTTGCACCTGGAGAACAATCAGCTTACAGGATCTCTTTCAAATGTGATCTTGAGAAGCTCTCAGCTTACCGTATTGGATATTAGCAACAACAACATCTCTG GATTAATACCTACTTGCTTGGAACTACAAAATACAATGGGTTTGTATTTGCAAGGGAACAAGTTCACAGGTTCAATACCAGAATCTATACTCAACTCTTCAACACTGTCAATCCTGGACATCAGAGACAATAATTTGTCTGGCAAGATTCCTGATTCAATAACTTCACTTCCCAATTTACAAGTTCTTTTGCTGAAAGGAAATCATCTGAGTGGTGTAATTCCAATTCAGTTATGTCAATTGAATCAAATAGGCTTCATGGATCTGTCTAACAACCTTTTTTCTGGGTCAATACCTCGGTGCTTCTACAACATCACTTTCAAGGAACCGTCGAATTACTATTCGTTTATTCCAGCATATTTTAAGCGTACAATTTATGAATATGGAAGCATCCTGCTGGATCAGTACGCAGTTTACGATCCAAATGATGGTTATACATATGAAAATGGTGCTATTGACTTCCTCACTAAAAGCGAGTCCCGATCCTATGAAGGTGACATACTGGATTTCAAGTCTGGATTGGATATGTCATCTAACAACTTCAGCGGTGAAATTCCGCATGAGCTAGGAAAACTAAGTCAGATTTTCGCATTAAACTTGTCTCACAATCAATTGGGAGGCTCTATCCCAAGAACTTTATCGAACCTAAGCCAAGTAGAGAGCTTGGATCTTTCTTATAACAACTTGAGTGGAGAAATCCCACCAGAACTCACTGATCTACACTTCCTGAAGTTCTTCAATGTGTCTCACAACAACTTATCAGGTAAAGTTCCAGCCATCAAACCACAATTTGGAACATTTGATAACAGCAGCTACGAAGGAAATCCGTTTCTATGTGGACTACCGTTGGTTAAAAGCTGTCGAGCTTTTGTTGCACCACAAAACTTGCAAGCATCTTCTTCAGATGAAGCTGGAAGAAATTGA
- the LOC131180868 gene encoding receptor like protein 21-like isoform X1: MDWFLVKIFFLGFVVSLQIHGYYGCFEEERLALLDFKAFVHSNGDDADLLLPSWIHDRSSDCCRWERVTCNSTTGHVIKLSLNDTRQITFDGYYEDMSIWYLNVSQFQPFKELISLNLSYNAIAEFIDNEELADSKSFSKLNKLEHIDLSWNLLDKQVLKVLGKFSALKSLDLHNNFIAGQLSEKDLAELCNLKVLILQFNELNGTLPIRYLGNFSSLEVLDLSINYFTGSILPNIGHLSSLRALSVSKNQLNGSLPTQGLCQLQKLEEMDLSQNFFQGTLPPCLSNLSSLRLLDLSANHFSGEIPSSLVSGMTSLEYIDLSHNLFEGLFSFSSFSNHSRLEVVQIVNDNDNFEVETEYSSWVPPFKLKVLRLPHCNLNKLSNTIPTFLFYQHELRILDLSHNNLTGRLDWLLDNNTRLEFLSLRNNSFVGQLHLPPLRSMNSQRIDVSDNKLYGKIQANIGQMIPYAIYLNLSKNSFEGSIPSSIGDLFYLEQLDLSFNNFSGKAPKALVANLVNLQTLKLSANRFRGQIFSAHFNLTWIEFLHLENNQLTGSLSNVILRSSQLTVLDISNNNISGNIPMWIGNMINLRTLAMRNNQLKGPLPCINLPFSFIDLSYNYLTGLIPTCLELQNTMGLYLQGNKFTGSIPESILNSSTLSILDIRDNNLSGKIPDSITSLPNLQVLLLKGNHLSGVIPIQLCQLNQIGFMDLSNNLFSGSIPRCFYNITFKEPSNYYSFIPAYFKRTIYEYGSILLDQYAVYDPNDGYTYENGAIDFLTKSESRSYEGDILDFKSGLDMSSNNFSGEIPHELGKLSQIFALNLSHNQLGGSIPRTLSNLSQVESLDLSYNNLSGEIPPELTDLHFLKFFNVSHNNLSGKVPAIKPQFGTFDNSSYEGNPFLCGLPLVKSCRAFVAPQNLQASSSDEAGRN, encoded by the exons ATGGACTGGTTCTTGGTGAAAATTTTCTTCTTGGGCTTCGTAGTTTCACTCCAAATCCATGGCTACTACGGTTGCTTCGAAGAGGAGAGGTTGGCTCTCTTAGATTTCAAAGCATTTGTCCATTCCAATGGGGATGATGCAGACCTGCTGCTGCCTTCATGGATTCATGATAGAAGCAGTGACTGCTGTCGGTGGGAAAGAGTCACGTGCAACTCCACCACCGGTCACGTGATCAAACTCTCTCTCAATGATACGAGGCAAATAACTTTTGATGGTTATTATGAAGATATGAGTATTTGGTACCTTAACGTTTCTCAGTTTCAGCCTTTCAAGGAGCTTATAAGCCTTAATTTATCTTATAATGCAATAGCTGAGTTCATTGACAATGAAG AACTTGCAGATTCCAAAAGTTTTTCTAAACTGAACAAGCTAGAGCATATAGACTTAAGCTGGAACTTGCTTGACAAACAAGTGTTGAAGGTTTTGGGTAAATTCTCAGCCCTGAAATCATTGGACCTGCACAATAATTTTATAGCAGGTCAACTATCTGAGAAAG ATCTTGCTGAACTCTGCAACTTGAAGGTCCTTATTCTGCAATTCAATGAACTGAATGGAACTCTGCCAATTCGTT ATTTGGGCAATTTCAGTAGTTTGGAAGTTTTGGACTTGAGCATTAACTATTTCACTGGGAGCATTCTACCAAACATAGGGCATCTGTCATCTCTCAGAGCTTTATCTGTGTCTAAAAATCAACTTAATGGCTCTTTACCAACTCAAG GTTTGTGTCAACTGCAGAAACTTGAAGAAATGGATCTGAGTCAGAATTTCTTCCAAGGGACTCTTCCTCCATGCTTGAGCAACTTGTCATCTCTTAGACTATTAGATCTTTCAGCAAACCATTTCTCAGGAGAGATACCTTCATCTTTGGTATCTGGGATGACATCACTTGAGTACATTGATCTGAGTCATAATCTTTTCGAAGGTTTATTCTCCTTCAGCTCATTTTCTAATCATTCCAGACTTGAAGTGGTTCAGATTGTAAATGATAACGATAACTTTGAGGTGGAAACTGAATATTCTAGCTGGGTTCCACCATTTAAGTTAAAGGTCCTTCGACTGCCTCACTGTAATTTGAACAAGCTCTCCAACACTATTCCTACATTTCTCTTCTACCAGCATGAGTTGAGAATTCTTGATCTTTCTCACAATAATTTGACAGGGAGGCTTGACTGGCTGCTTGACAACAATACAAGACTTGAATTTCTATCCTTGAGGAATAATTCTTTCGTAGGTCAGCTTCATTTGCCACCACTTCGCAGTATGAACAGCCAGCGGATTGATGTATCAGACAATAAATTATATGGAAAAATTCAGGCAAACATAGGGCAGATGATTCCCTATGCAATTTATTTGAATTTATCCAAAAATTCTTTTGAAGGTAGCATTCCATCCTCAATTGGTGATTTGTTCTACTTAGAGCAACTGGACTTGTCTTTCAATAACTTCTCAGGAAAAGCACCAAAAGCACTGGTTGCCAATTTGGTTAATTTGCAGACTCTGAAGCTGTCAGCTAATAGATTTCGTGGCCAAATATTTTCAGCACACTTTAACTTGACTTGGATAGAGTTTTTGCACCTGGAGAACAATCAGCTTACAGGATCTCTTTCAAATGTGATCTTGAGAAGCTCTCAGCTTACCGTATTGGATATTAGCAACAACAACATCTCTGGTAATATTCCTATGTGGATAGGCAACATGATAAATTTGAGGACACTTGCAATGAGAAACAATCAATTGAAAGGTCCACTTCCATGTATTAATCTCCCATTCAGTTTTATAGACCTTTCTTACAATTATTTGACAGGATTAATACCTACTTGCTTGGAACTACAAAATACAATGGGTTTGTATTTGCAAGGGAACAAGTTCACAGGTTCAATACCAGAATCTATACTCAACTCTTCAACACTGTCAATCCTGGACATCAGAGACAATAATTTGTCTGGCAAGATTCCTGATTCAATAACTTCACTTCCCAATTTACAAGTTCTTTTGCTGAAAGGAAATCATCTGAGTGGTGTAATTCCAATTCAGTTATGTCAATTGAATCAAATAGGCTTCATGGATCTGTCTAACAACCTTTTTTCTGGGTCAATACCTCGGTGCTTCTACAACATCACTTTCAAGGAACCGTCGAATTACTATTCGTTTATTCCAGCATATTTTAAGCGTACAATTTATGAATATGGAAGCATCCTGCTGGATCAGTACGCAGTTTACGATCCAAATGATGGTTATACATATGAAAATGGTGCTATTGACTTCCTCACTAAAAGCGAGTCCCGATCCTATGAAGGTGACATACTGGATTTCAAGTCTGGATTGGATATGTCATCTAACAACTTCAGCGGTGAAATTCCGCATGAGCTAGGAAAACTAAGTCAGATTTTCGCATTAAACTTGTCTCACAATCAATTGGGAGGCTCTATCCCAAGAACTTTATCGAACCTAAGCCAAGTAGAGAGCTTGGATCTTTCTTATAACAACTTGAGTGGAGAAATCCCACCAGAACTCACTGATCTACACTTCCTGAAGTTCTTCAATGTGTCTCACAACAACTTATCAGGTAAAGTTCCAGCCATCAAACCACAATTTGGAACATTTGATAACAGCAGCTACGAAGGAAATCCGTTTCTATGTGGACTACCGTTGGTTAAAAGCTGTCGAGCTTTTGTTGCACCACAAAACTTGCAAGCATCTTCTTCAGATGAAGCTGGAAGAAATTGA